From the genome of Hyphobacterium sp. CCMP332:
GTCTCTTTCTTCAACGATGCGACGAAACCGTCGAAGACAGCATAACTGTCTTGCGGGCCCGGGCTGGCTTCCGGGTGGTGCTGCACCGACATGACGGGCCGCGAGGTCAGACGGAAGCCGCAATTGGTGCCGTCAAACAGGGAGATATGGGTCTCCACCGCATCATCTGGCAGGCTGGACGCATCCACGGCAAAACCGTGATTCATGGAGACGATCTCGACCTGTCCGGTCTCATGATTTTTCACCGGGTGGTTCGCGCCATGATGGCCTTGCGCCATCTTGACCGTCTTGCCACCGAGCGCCAGCGCCAGCATCTGATGCCCGAGGCAAATGCCCAGCACCGGTATGCCGGCATCAATGACGCCGCGGATGGCGTCCAGGGCATATCGGCCGGTCGCTGCCGGGTCTCCGGGACCGTTCGAGACCACCACACCATCCGGCTTCAGCGCCAGCACGTCTTTGGCAGACGATTTGCCGGGCACGACGGTCACCCGCGCTCCAGCCGATACCAGCCGGCGGAGGATGTTGGCTTTCACGCCATAATCGAGTGCGACCACAAGCGGGCCGTCGGCTGGCCCGACGCCATGGCCGGTATCCCAGTCCCAGTCGCCGTCTTTCCAGTCTGCATTTTCGCTCGACATGACATCTGCGGCCAGTTCACGGCCTTCCATCGTCTGCGCGCTGCGCGCTTTTTCACGAAGGGCATCCAGATCAAATGCGTCCGTATCGGAGTGCGCAATCACGGCCATCGGCATGCCGCTTTCGCGGATACGCCGTGTGATGGCCCGCGTATCGACGCCGGAAACGCCGATTATGCCGCGCTGATCCATCCAGTCCGCGAAATGGGACATGGAGCGATAATTGGCCGGCG
Proteins encoded in this window:
- the carA gene encoding glutamine-hydrolyzing carbamoyl-phosphate synthase small subunit, yielding MTTTQKNQAQKPTGYARLVLADGTVFTGEGLGATGESVGELCFNTAMTGQQEILADPSYAGQIVCFTFPHVGNVGTNDADEEASCDAAKHAATGMVMRADMTSPANYRSMSHFADWMDQRGIIGVSGVDTRAITRRIRESGMPMAVIAHSDTDAFDLDALREKARSAQTMEGRELAADVMSSENADWKDGDWDWDTGHGVGPADGPLVVALDYGVKANILRRLVSAGARVTVVPGKSSAKDVLALKPDGVVVSNGPGDPAATGRYALDAIRGVIDAGIPVLGICLGHQMLALALGGKTVKMAQGHHGANHPVKNHETGQVEIVSMNHGFAVDASSLPDDAVETHISLFDGTNCGFRLTSRPVMSVQHHPEASPGPQDSYAVFDGFVASLKKETA